The following are encoded together in the Bradyrhizobium sp. CCGUVB1N3 genome:
- a CDS encoding caspase family protein has protein sequence MRFLIAAISIAAFLVSGNAALADKRVAFVVGNSAYKNVPQLPNPAIDSKAMARVLRNVGFDVVEGSNLTRDAMTAKLLEFGKKSEGADVAVFFYAGHGIAVNGVNYLLPIDADLKSEMDVKLGAAINVDITLDQTMADAKVKLVFLDACRDNPFAAKIRSAKATRSVNVQTGLAEMKSGEGTLIAFATGPGQTALDGEAGTNSPFTRALVANIAQPGLEIQQAMTKVRAQVSDETNKGQLPWGHTNLTGNVYLNPVGVPAAAASDASNASASASTKQGSDVEVEFWRSIKDSNKVEELNAYLTNYPNGTFKAIALARIAALQDGPSNTTRNLTAGVDPATFTEEANQVSEDQIGLDKGQRRDVQRRLTGLGFDVKATGKFDDETRSVIKRWQSARGYPATGYLNKLQHKALLSEIVSTRSASSESADEEPARRRSSGGGGRRYYGSGGGGGGGPMGGPGGLFGGMMGGLFGRR, from the coding sequence ATGCGCTTCTTGATCGCAGCAATTTCGATCGCAGCATTTCTCGTCAGCGGCAACGCAGCCTTGGCCGACAAGCGCGTCGCCTTCGTGGTCGGCAACTCCGCCTACAAGAATGTCCCGCAGCTCCCCAACCCGGCGATCGATTCCAAGGCGATGGCCAGGGTGCTGCGCAATGTCGGCTTCGATGTCGTCGAGGGCTCCAACCTCACCCGCGACGCCATGACGGCAAAGCTCCTGGAGTTCGGCAAGAAAAGCGAAGGCGCCGATGTCGCCGTGTTCTTCTATGCCGGCCATGGCATTGCCGTGAACGGCGTCAACTACCTGTTGCCGATCGACGCCGACCTGAAATCCGAGATGGACGTCAAGCTGGGCGCGGCGATCAACGTCGACATCACGCTCGATCAGACCATGGCGGACGCCAAGGTGAAGCTCGTGTTCCTGGACGCCTGCCGTGATAACCCGTTTGCAGCAAAGATTCGTTCGGCCAAGGCAACGCGCTCGGTCAATGTGCAGACCGGCCTTGCTGAAATGAAGTCGGGCGAGGGTACGCTGATCGCCTTTGCCACCGGCCCTGGCCAAACTGCCCTTGATGGCGAGGCCGGCACCAACAGCCCATTCACCCGCGCGCTCGTGGCCAACATTGCCCAGCCCGGCCTCGAGATCCAGCAGGCGATGACCAAGGTCCGCGCCCAGGTCAGCGACGAGACCAATAAAGGGCAATTGCCCTGGGGCCACACCAACCTCACCGGCAACGTCTATCTCAATCCGGTTGGCGTGCCCGCTGCTGCCGCGAGCGATGCCTCGAACGCGTCGGCATCGGCTTCGACCAAGCAGGGCTCCGACGTCGAGGTCGAGTTCTGGCGCTCGATCAAGGATTCCAACAAGGTGGAAGAGCTCAACGCCTATCTGACCAACTATCCGAACGGCACGTTCAAAGCGATTGCCCTCGCTCGCATTGCGGCTTTGCAGGACGGTCCGTCGAACACCACGCGCAACCTGACGGCCGGGGTCGATCCTGCGACCTTTACCGAGGAAGCCAACCAGGTCTCCGAAGACCAGATCGGTCTCGACAAAGGTCAGCGCCGCGACGTTCAGCGCCGTCTCACCGGGCTCGGTTTTGACGTCAAGGCGACCGGCAAGTTCGATGACGAGACCCGCTCTGTGATCAAGCGCTGGCAGTCGGCACGTGGCTATCCCGCCACCGGCTACCTCAACAAGCTGCAGCACAAGGCGCTGCTGTCGGAGATTGTCTCGACCCGTTCCGCCTCCTCAGAGTCGGCGGACGAAGAGCCAGCGCGCCGGCGCTCGTCCGGTGGCGGTGGCCGACGCTATTATGGGAGTGGCGGCGGTGGCGGTGGCGGCCCGATGGGCGGCCCCGGCGGCCTCTTCGGCGGCATGATGGGCGGATTGTTCGGTCGCCGCTGA
- a CDS encoding OmpA family protein — MTPFDKFFGLKAITISAALSLTAGLALAGDNNVTANQILDALKSKPLTRGLSAGPQTETADQAKEASFLNTVRNRQTRSLSTGERDQIAELAASKPKIDLEIQFDYNSANIAKTSMGSVQALGKALSDPVLKGSTFVVAGHTDAIGSDPFNQDLSERRADTIKKYLVQNYGLNGSDLVTVGYGKTRLKDTANGADPVNRRVQVVNMETKTTASK, encoded by the coding sequence ATGACCCCTTTTGATAAGTTTTTCGGATTGAAGGCGATTACCATCTCCGCCGCGCTGTCGCTGACGGCCGGCCTGGCACTCGCCGGCGACAACAACGTCACCGCCAACCAGATCCTGGATGCGCTGAAGTCTAAGCCCCTGACCCGCGGCCTGTCCGCCGGTCCGCAGACTGAGACCGCGGATCAGGCCAAGGAGGCGAGCTTCCTGAATACCGTGCGCAACCGGCAGACCCGTTCGCTCTCGACGGGCGAGCGGGATCAGATCGCCGAGCTCGCGGCGAGCAAGCCGAAGATCGATCTGGAGATCCAGTTCGACTACAACTCGGCCAACATCGCCAAGACCTCGATGGGGTCGGTGCAGGCACTCGGCAAGGCGCTGTCCGATCCGGTGCTGAAGGGCTCGACCTTCGTCGTCGCCGGCCATACCGACGCGATCGGCAGCGATCCCTTCAACCAGGATCTCTCCGAACGGCGCGCCGACACCATCAAGAAGTATCTGGTGCAGAACTACGGCCTCAACGGCAGCGATCTCGTCACCGTCGGCTATGGCAAGACCAGGTTGAAGGACACCGCGAACGGTGCCGACCCGGTGAACCGTCGCGTCCAGGTCGTGAACATGGAAACCAAGACGACCGCCTCGAAGTGA
- a CDS encoding phospholipid carrier-dependent glycosyltransferase produces MSRSAVIPVVIFLVAHLVLLVGVSTPDKFVFDEVHYVPAARQMLEPVMPKPVLNPMHPPLAKELIALSIATFGDNSLGWRYPATLFGALAVVAVYLCGLALFSAEGPAIAAALIAFFNQMLFVQSRIAMLDIFALALGLLASAAFMHGFRRERPHRLFALAGGLFGLAAACKWSGLFPLAACIVIVAAIRLMQSWRTLFADAKPTDWYRPDLWPDFRAQHFALCFVLLPAVFYLAAFVPLYGLSPSDLIEAQRRIFADNTTTAIAGHTYMSSWPSWPFLVRPVWFLFDKIGDDRISAVVFLGNPLVLWPALLALTVVLRDFIVTRRWDAFLIAAFYFGPYLAWALLPRTLGFIYYYLPAATASSLALVYVLRRGKLPPWVLWVYVAIAAIGFAVMLPISAAFVGTSMLTFNRLMIFQNWI; encoded by the coding sequence ATGTCGCGGAGCGCAGTGATCCCTGTCGTGATTTTCCTGGTGGCGCATCTCGTGCTTTTGGTCGGCGTCTCAACGCCGGACAAGTTCGTGTTCGACGAGGTGCATTACGTGCCGGCCGCGCGGCAGATGCTCGAACCGGTCATGCCGAAACCCGTGCTCAATCCGATGCATCCGCCGCTGGCAAAGGAGCTGATCGCGCTGTCGATCGCGACCTTCGGCGACAATTCGCTGGGCTGGCGCTATCCGGCGACGCTGTTCGGCGCGCTCGCGGTCGTCGCGGTCTATCTTTGCGGCCTCGCGCTGTTTTCGGCGGAGGGCCCCGCGATCGCGGCCGCGCTGATCGCCTTTTTCAACCAGATGCTGTTCGTGCAATCTCGCATTGCGATGCTCGACATCTTTGCGCTGGCCTTGGGCCTGCTGGCGTCAGCGGCCTTCATGCACGGCTTTCGGAGAGAGCGGCCGCACCGGTTGTTTGCGCTGGCCGGCGGATTGTTCGGTCTTGCCGCCGCCTGCAAATGGAGCGGCCTGTTTCCGCTCGCTGCCTGCATCGTCATCGTCGCGGCGATCCGCTTGATGCAGAGCTGGCGCACGCTGTTTGCCGACGCGAAGCCGACCGACTGGTATCGCCCCGATCTCTGGCCGGATTTCAGGGCGCAGCATTTCGCGCTCTGCTTCGTCCTGTTGCCGGCGGTATTCTATCTCGCCGCGTTCGTGCCGCTCTACGGACTATCGCCATCCGATCTGATCGAGGCCCAGCGGCGTATCTTCGCCGACAACACCACGACCGCGATCGCCGGCCACACCTATATGAGCTCGTGGCCGTCCTGGCCGTTTCTCGTGCGGCCGGTATGGTTCCTGTTCGACAAGATCGGCGACGACCGCATCTCCGCTGTCGTCTTCCTCGGCAATCCACTGGTGCTGTGGCCGGCGTTGCTCGCGCTGACGGTCGTGTTGCGCGACTTCATCGTCACGCGGCGCTGGGATGCGTTCCTCATCGCCGCATTCTATTTCGGCCCGTATCTCGCATGGGCGCTGCTGCCGCGCACGCTCGGTTTCATCTACTACTATCTGCCGGCCGCAACCGCGTCCTCGCTCGCACTGGTCTATGTGCTGCGACGTGGGAAACTTCCGCCTTGGGTGCTGTGGGTCTATGTCGCTATCGCGGCCATCGGCTTCGCCGTCATGCTGCCGATCTCCGCCGCCTTCGTCGGCACCTCGATGCTGACCTTCAATCGGCTGATGATCTTCCAGAACTGGATATGA
- a CDS encoding FecR domain-containing protein, with amino-acid sequence MNLRLRVLLPALLAALSCAASAAQAQTRVGEAVVIQNEVVRVAATATQINVGDSMLRDETVRTGADSAARFVMADSTNLSLGPGATLKLDRTVFNDEHSYRDVAIRMTTGAFRFVTGHSEKAAYKITTPLATIGVRGTTLDILSQRGRSVVVLQEGAASVCTLSYQCIQLTQPGDTAIITSTGGRTTISKTSTPPWTFAATCTAAPGLCSVNQYADAAPTITPTVHDDGMLCGR; translated from the coding sequence ATGAATTTGCGACTTCGCGTTCTTCTTCCTGCATTGCTTGCGGCTCTCTCTTGCGCGGCCTCCGCCGCACAAGCGCAGACGCGCGTCGGCGAAGCCGTTGTGATCCAGAACGAGGTGGTTCGGGTCGCCGCGACGGCGACGCAGATCAACGTCGGCGACAGCATGCTGCGCGACGAGACCGTGCGCACCGGTGCCGACAGCGCGGCGCGCTTCGTCATGGCCGACAGCACCAACCTGTCGCTCGGACCGGGCGCCACGCTCAAGCTCGACCGCACCGTCTTCAACGACGAGCACAGCTACCGCGACGTCGCGATCCGCATGACCACCGGCGCGTTCCGTTTCGTAACCGGACATTCGGAGAAGGCCGCCTACAAGATCACGACGCCGCTCGCGACCATCGGCGTGCGCGGCACCACGCTCGACATCCTTTCCCAGCGCGGCCGCTCCGTGGTCGTCCTGCAGGAGGGTGCTGCCAGCGTCTGCACGCTGAGCTACCAGTGCATCCAGCTCACGCAACCGGGCGACACCGCGATCATCACCTCGACGGGCGGCCGGACCACGATCAGCAAGACCAGCACGCCGCCCTGGACCTTTGCCGCGACCTGCACGGCTGCGCCCGGGCTGTGCTCGGTCAACCAATATGCGGACGCTGCGCCGACCATCACGCCCACCGTCCATGACGACGGCATGCTGTGCGGGCGGTGA
- a CDS encoding IS110 family transposase: protein MAKRITICAGIDTGKRKLDVAVDGCSEPLQVENTPEGYKVLVEWLQRRKVKRVGIEASGGYERAVVAELRRKRFVVVVFQPVQVRAFAMFHLQRAKNDKIDAALIAACTAAAKKIHPAPDPRLGPFAEHLTMIEQIGEDIAKLKNRLESCRNARIQKLWKEQIALLARHKRAEFKALVAAIRKHRDLAERLDLIYGVAGSGLPTAVSILIRMPEIGQVTREQAAALVGLAPYDNDSGDHVGVRHIEGGRERLRRALYTAALPASFRWNPQLMALYNRLIAAGKGHKRALIACARKLLVVINAVVARGTPWLAEPPKIASVPAT, encoded by the coding sequence ATGGCCAAGCGTATCACGATCTGTGCCGGGATCGATACCGGCAAGCGCAAACTTGACGTGGCAGTCGATGGCTGTTCGGAGCCGTTGCAGGTCGAGAACACACCGGAAGGCTACAAGGTGCTGGTGGAATGGTTGCAGCGCCGGAAGGTCAAACGGGTCGGGATCGAGGCGAGCGGGGGCTATGAGCGGGCGGTCGTCGCCGAGCTGCGACGCAAACGTTTTGTCGTCGTGGTCTTTCAGCCGGTCCAGGTGCGCGCCTTTGCCATGTTCCACCTGCAGCGGGCCAAGAATGACAAGATCGATGCAGCGCTGATTGCAGCCTGCACCGCCGCGGCCAAGAAGATCCACCCCGCTCCGGATCCTCGGCTGGGGCCCTTTGCCGAGCATCTGACAATGATCGAGCAGATCGGAGAGGATATTGCAAAGCTCAAAAACCGGTTGGAGAGCTGCCGCAACGCGCGTATCCAGAAGCTCTGGAAGGAGCAGATTGCTCTCTTGGCCAGGCACAAACGAGCCGAGTTCAAGGCTCTGGTGGCAGCGATCCGCAAGCATCGCGATCTCGCCGAACGGCTCGATCTGATCTACGGCGTCGCCGGCAGCGGCCTTCCGACTGCGGTTTCCATCCTGATCAGGATGCCCGAGATTGGCCAGGTCACGCGCGAGCAAGCCGCAGCCCTCGTCGGGCTTGCGCCTTACGACAACGACAGCGGCGATCACGTTGGCGTCCGTCACATCGAAGGCGGGCGCGAACGCTTGCGCCGGGCGCTCTACACCGCGGCTCTACCGGCATCATTCCGCTGGAATCCGCAGCTCATGGCCCTGTACAACCGGCTGATCGCCGCCGGCAAGGGCCACAAGCGCGCGCTCATCGCCTGTGCCAGGAAGCTGCTCGTCGTCATCAACGCCGTCGTCGCACGCGGAACGCCGTGGCTCGCCGAACCGCCCAAAATCGCGAGCGTGCCCGCCACCTGA
- a CDS encoding VOC family protein, producing the protein MSKVTPCLWFNRDAEEAANFYVSLMPDSKILKVQRNAADNPSGKEGSVLVVEFTLGGQRLVALNGGMKMEYTHALSLQIDCEDQAQVDSIWAAVLAHGGREEQCGWLRDRWGVAWQVVPRAMFQFLASSDRAAAKRAMQAMMKMVKLDVEALRQAYDGKSAA; encoded by the coding sequence ATGTCCAAGGTTACACCCTGCCTGTGGTTCAACCGCGATGCCGAGGAAGCTGCAAATTTCTACGTTTCCCTGATGCCGGACTCGAAAATCCTGAAGGTCCAGCGTAACGCCGCCGACAATCCGTCCGGCAAGGAAGGCTCCGTGCTCGTCGTCGAGTTCACATTGGGCGGACAGCGCCTCGTTGCGCTGAATGGCGGGATGAAAATGGAGTACACCCACGCCCTTTCGCTGCAGATCGATTGTGAGGATCAGGCGCAGGTCGACAGCATCTGGGCAGCTGTCCTCGCTCATGGCGGCAGGGAAGAGCAGTGCGGCTGGCTCAGGGATCGTTGGGGCGTGGCCTGGCAAGTGGTGCCGAGGGCAATGTTCCAGTTTCTCGCAAGCTCCGACAGGGCCGCTGCCAAGCGCGCCATGCAGGCCATGATGAAAATGGTCAAGCTCGATGTCGAAGCGTTGCGCCAGGCCTATGACGGCAAGTCGGCGGCGTGA
- a CDS encoding alpha/beta hydrolase — translation MANPDHSLPRRTLIKGAGILGAALTGALPARAADQPADIWSSEYWAKKGDVPLWMYRKRLGAPKAGEAARPVVVFVHGSSVTSRVFDLSVPGKGEYSTMNEFARYGFDCWTLDHENYGKSGRTSGNSDIASGVADLKAAVEVIARETGQRKFHFVGESSGALRAGAYAMVAPDSIDRLVFAAFTYKGEGSPTLTKRAEQVDFYRTHNMRKRDREMIRSIATRDKPGTSDPAVMDVLAEVELQFGDQIPTGTYLDMTANLPVVDPEKVLAPVLLVRGEFDGIATVADLEAFYNKLPNGDRQFVILPGTAHSVVLAINRALFWHATRAFLTMPTPIAT, via the coding sequence ATGGCGAACCCCGATCATTCACTGCCGCGGCGAACCCTGATCAAGGGAGCCGGCATTCTCGGCGCGGCGCTGACAGGCGCGCTTCCTGCCCGCGCCGCCGATCAACCCGCCGACATCTGGTCCAGCGAATACTGGGCGAAGAAGGGCGACGTGCCCTTGTGGATGTACCGCAAGCGGTTAGGGGCGCCCAAAGCGGGCGAGGCGGCGCGGCCGGTCGTGGTGTTCGTGCACGGCTCATCCGTCACCTCGCGGGTGTTCGATCTCAGCGTGCCCGGCAAGGGCGAATACTCCACCATGAACGAGTTCGCCCGTTACGGCTTCGACTGTTGGACGCTGGACCACGAGAACTACGGCAAGTCGGGACGGACCTCCGGCAATTCCGACATCGCAAGCGGCGTTGCCGATCTGAAGGCCGCGGTGGAGGTGATCGCGCGCGAGACCGGGCAGAGAAAATTCCATTTCGTCGGGGAGTCCTCGGGTGCGTTGCGGGCCGGCGCTTACGCCATGGTCGCGCCTGACAGCATCGACCGGCTGGTTTTCGCGGCCTTCACCTACAAGGGCGAGGGCTCGCCGACGCTGACGAAGCGCGCCGAGCAGGTCGACTTTTACCGCACCCACAACATGCGCAAGCGCGACCGCGAGATGATCCGCTCGATCGCGACCCGCGACAAACCCGGAACCAGCGATCCCGCCGTGATGGATGTGCTCGCCGAAGTCGAGCTTCAGTTCGGCGACCAGATTCCGACCGGCACCTATCTCGACATGACGGCCAACCTGCCGGTGGTGGACCCGGAGAAGGTGCTCGCGCCGGTGCTCTTGGTGCGCGGCGAGTTCGACGGCATCGCGACCGTCGCCGACCTCGAGGCGTTCTACAACAAGCTGCCAAACGGCGACCGGCAGTTCGTCATCCTGCCGGGAACCGCGCATTCCGTGGTGCTGGCGATCAATCGGGCGCTGTTCTGGCACGCCACGCGGGCATTCCTGACGATGCCGACGCCGATCGCGACCTGA
- a CDS encoding cupin domain-containing protein — protein sequence MTGHDHSHSHHAHDHDDRWKHDGVRVIPGNQLDPNVPSTPGMDRKAAINFARVGAQKLWAGTVSIKPDAKTGAHHHGHLESIIFVVKGKARMRWGEHLQFTAEAGPGDFIYVPPYVPHQEINASPDEVLECVLVRSDGEAVAINLDIEPVEKPETVLWIDPVHRDPNEAK from the coding sequence ATGACCGGCCATGACCATTCGCATTCCCACCATGCACACGATCACGACGATCGCTGGAAACATGATGGCGTGCGCGTCATTCCCGGCAACCAGCTCGATCCCAATGTTCCCTCGACGCCGGGCATGGACCGCAAGGCCGCGATCAATTTCGCGCGCGTCGGCGCACAGAAATTGTGGGCGGGCACGGTCAGCATCAAGCCCGATGCGAAGACCGGCGCGCATCATCACGGTCATCTCGAAAGCATCATCTTCGTCGTGAAAGGAAAGGCGCGCATGCGCTGGGGCGAGCATCTCCAGTTCACGGCAGAGGCCGGCCCCGGCGACTTCATCTACGTGCCACCTTACGTCCCGCACCAGGAGATCAACGCCAGCCCCGACGAGGTCCTGGAATGCGTGCTGGTGCGCAGCGACGGCGAGGCGGTCGCGATCAATCTCGACATCGAGCCGGTCGAGAAACCCGAAACCGTGCTGTGGATCGATCCGGTGCACCGCGATCCGAACGAGGCGAAGTGA
- a CDS encoding CsbD family protein — protein sequence MGSTTDKIKGATNEAIGKAKQGIGEATGSDRMKGEGTVQEIKGKGQQAMGDAKDAAKEAIDRAAANAKRTTE from the coding sequence ATGGGTAGCACGACCGACAAGATCAAGGGCGCCACCAATGAGGCGATCGGCAAGGCCAAGCAGGGCATTGGCGAGGCCACCGGTTCCGATCGCATGAAGGGCGAAGGCACCGTGCAGGAGATCAAGGGCAAGGGCCAGCAGGCCATGGGCGATGCAAAGGACGCCGCGAAGGAAGCGATCGATCGCGCCGCGGCGAACGCCAAGCGCACGACAGAGTGA
- a CDS encoding FKBP-type peptidyl-prolyl cis-trans isomerase, with the protein MQRVQRALLTLMSALAITVIGAVPAFVSTPASAQTAGKTMTTASGLEIIDSVVGTGASPKSGQICVMHYTGWLYENGKKGKKFDSSVDRNEPFEFPIGKGRVIAGWDEGVATMKVGGKRTLIIPPQFGYGARGAGGVIPPNATLMFDVELLGVK; encoded by the coding sequence ATGCAGCGTGTCCAGCGTGCACTTCTCACCCTCATGTCGGCTCTCGCGATCACGGTGATCGGCGCAGTGCCGGCGTTCGTCTCCACCCCGGCATCGGCCCAGACCGCAGGAAAAACCATGACCACAGCTTCAGGCCTCGAGATCATCGACAGCGTCGTCGGCACCGGCGCCTCTCCAAAGTCCGGCCAGATCTGCGTGATGCACTACACCGGCTGGCTCTACGAGAACGGCAAGAAGGGCAAGAAATTCGACTCTTCCGTCGATCGCAACGAGCCGTTCGAGTTTCCGATCGGCAAGGGCCGCGTGATCGCCGGCTGGGACGAGGGCGTTGCCACCATGAAGGTCGGCGGCAAGCGCACGCTGATCATCCCGCCGCAGTTCGGCTACGGCGCGCGCGGCGCCGGCGGCGTCATCCCGCCGAATGCGACGCTGATGTTCGACGTGGAATTGCTCGGGGTGAAGTGA
- the ggt gene encoding gamma-glutamyltransferase — MRSFHFPGRSTVHAQNAMVATSHPLAALAAVEVLREGGTAADAAVAGSLLLGVIEPQSTGIGGDCFALMQPRGEGKITAYNGSGRAPKAAQVEWYLERKINSVPLTSAHAVSIPGAVDAFATVLRDHGKFGFDRLAQPAIKAAEEGYVVAPRIAFDWKNQFEKLKNGTNTERYLLPHGKPAVAGDVIRQPELGKTLRAIAKDGRDAFYKGGIAEDMVETLRGIGGLHTLDDFAGHTTEVTTPIGTTYKDYDVWQCPPNGPGITMLVMLNILSRFDLTKFAPLSVERFHIEAEAARIAYMIREMHVADPAHMKIDVAKILAKEFADEYIAKIRMDGLLDLPNVAPPMNPSTIYITVVDKDRNVCSFINSIAHSFGSAIVSNKTGVLLQNRAGGFRIQPGHPNCIAGGKRPLHTIIPALLTKAGRAIMPFGVMGGQYQPVGQTHVLTNILDYGCDVQEAIDMPRGLHYEGVYQLEDSVPAAVVDGLKKLGHKTTSLVGPLGGGQAIWIDWDKGTLTGGSDPRKDGCALGY; from the coding sequence ATGAGAAGCTTCCATTTCCCCGGCAGGTCCACGGTCCACGCCCAGAACGCGATGGTGGCGACCTCGCACCCGCTGGCCGCGCTCGCGGCGGTCGAGGTGCTGCGCGAAGGCGGCACGGCGGCGGACGCGGCGGTCGCGGGCAGTTTGCTGCTCGGGGTGATCGAGCCGCAATCGACCGGCATCGGCGGTGACTGCTTTGCGCTGATGCAGCCGCGCGGCGAGGGCAAGATTACCGCCTATAACGGCTCGGGCCGGGCGCCGAAGGCCGCCCAAGTCGAGTGGTATCTCGAGCGCAAGATCAATTCCGTGCCGCTGACCTCGGCGCACGCGGTCTCGATCCCCGGCGCGGTCGACGCCTTTGCGACCGTGCTGCGCGACCACGGCAAGTTCGGCTTCGACCGCCTGGCGCAGCCGGCGATCAAGGCGGCGGAGGAGGGCTACGTCGTCGCCCCCCGCATCGCCTTCGACTGGAAGAACCAGTTCGAGAAGCTGAAGAACGGCACCAACACCGAGCGCTATCTGCTGCCGCACGGCAAGCCGGCGGTGGCCGGCGACGTCATCCGACAGCCCGAGCTCGGCAAGACGCTGCGCGCGATCGCCAAGGACGGCCGTGACGCCTTCTACAAGGGCGGAATCGCTGAGGACATGGTTGAGACGCTGCGCGGAATTGGTGGTCTGCACACGCTCGACGATTTCGCTGGTCATACGACCGAGGTGACCACGCCGATAGGCACGACCTACAAGGACTACGACGTCTGGCAGTGCCCGCCCAACGGGCCCGGTATCACCATGCTGGTCATGCTGAACATCCTGTCCCGGTTCGACCTGACGAAGTTCGCGCCGCTCAGCGTCGAGCGCTTCCATATCGAGGCGGAAGCCGCGCGCATCGCCTACATGATCCGCGAGATGCATGTCGCCGATCCCGCCCACATGAAGATCGACGTCGCAAAGATCCTCGCCAAGGAATTCGCCGACGAGTACATCGCAAAAATCCGCATGGACGGGCTGCTCGACCTGCCGAACGTCGCGCCGCCGATGAACCCCTCGACCATTTACATCACCGTGGTCGACAAGGATCGCAACGTCTGCTCCTTCATCAACTCGATCGCGCATTCCTTCGGCTCGGCGATCGTGTCGAACAAGACCGGCGTGCTGCTGCAAAACCGCGCCGGCGGCTTCCGCATCCAGCCGGGTCACCCCAATTGCATCGCCGGCGGCAAGCGCCCGCTGCATACGATCATTCCGGCGCTGCTCACCAAGGCGGGCCGCGCGATCATGCCGTTCGGCGTGATGGGCGGGCAGTATCAGCCGGTCGGCCAGACGCATGTCCTCACCAACATCCTCGACTATGGCTGCGACGTGCAGGAGGCGATCGATATGCCACGCGGCCTGCATTACGAGGGCGTCTATCAGCTCGAGGATAGCGTGCCGGCCGCGGTCGTCGACGGCCTGAAGAAGCTCGGCCACAAGACCACGAGCCTCGTCGGCCCGCTCGGCGGCGGCCAGGCGATCTGGATCGACTGGGACAAGGGGACGCTGACCGGCGGCTCCGATCCGCGCAAGGACGGCTGCGCGCTCGGCTATTGA
- a CDS encoding rhodanese-related sulfurtransferase: MIYKVAAFYQFARLADYRELREPLRAFCAGLGIKGSVLLAQEGINGTVAGSTEAIDAFAYELAQGDMFGGRLDDLELKFSTSEAMPFGRLKVRLKKEIVTLGDAAADPTRQVGTYVDAAQWNALIAEPDTLVLDTRNAFEVAMGTFEGAVDPGIRSFGEFKDFAAQQLDPAKHRRIAMFCTGGIRCEKASAHLLARGFAEVYHLKGGILRYLEHVPEEQSRWRGECFVFDERVALGHGLRERQKDASPDE; this comes from the coding sequence ATGATTTACAAAGTCGCCGCTTTCTACCAGTTCGCGCGGCTCGCAGATTACCGCGAGCTGCGTGAGCCGCTGCGCGCGTTCTGCGCCGGCCTCGGCATCAAGGGCAGCGTGCTGCTGGCACAGGAAGGCATCAACGGCACGGTTGCAGGCTCTACGGAGGCGATCGATGCCTTCGCCTATGAGCTAGCACAGGGCGACATGTTCGGCGGTCGGCTCGACGATCTGGAGCTGAAATTCTCGACCAGCGAGGCGATGCCGTTTGGCCGGCTCAAAGTGCGGCTGAAAAAGGAGATCGTCACGCTCGGTGACGCCGCCGCCGATCCGACGCGGCAAGTCGGCACCTACGTCGATGCCGCACAATGGAATGCGCTGATCGCCGAGCCCGATACGCTGGTGCTCGACACCCGCAACGCCTTCGAGGTGGCGATGGGCACGTTCGAAGGCGCCGTCGATCCCGGCATCAGGAGTTTTGGCGAGTTCAAGGACTTTGCCGCGCAACAGCTCGATCCGGCAAAGCATCGCAGGATCGCGATGTTCTGCACCGGCGGCATCCGCTGCGAGAAGGCGAGCGCGCATCTGCTCGCGCGCGGCTTCGCCGAGGTCTATCACCTCAAGGGCGGAATCCTCAGATATCTCGAGCATGTGCCGGAGGAGCAAAGCCGCTGGCGCGGCGAGTGCTTCGTGTTCGACGAGCGCGTGGCGCTCGGCCATGGCTTGCGCGAGCGGCAGAAGGACGCCTCCCCCGATGAATGA
- a CDS encoding SlyX family protein, with product MNEIKTLGERIDTLEAKIAYQDDTIEQLNQTITAQWKQIDALTRQIAALNERLQEAEANAPGAANERPPHY from the coding sequence ATGAATGAGATCAAGACGCTCGGCGAACGCATCGACACGCTCGAAGCGAAGATCGCCTATCAGGACGACACCATCGAGCAGCTCAACCAGACCATCACCGCACAGTGGAAGCAGATCGATGCGTTGACGCGGCAGATCGCAGCTCTGAACGAGCGTCTTCAGGAGGCCGAAGCCAACGCGCCCGGAGCCGCCAACGAGCGCCCGCCGCACTATTGA